A window from Eubalaena glacialis isolate mEubGla1 chromosome 1, mEubGla1.1.hap2.+ XY, whole genome shotgun sequence encodes these proteins:
- the TRIM8 gene encoding E3 ubiquitin-protein ligase TRIM8 — translation MAENWKNCFEEELICPICLHVFVEPVQLPCKHNFCRGCIGEAWAKDSGLVRCPECNQAYNQKPGLEKNLKLTNIVEKFNALHVEKPPAALHCVFCRRGPPLPAQKVCLRCEAPCCQSHVQTHLQQPSTARGHLLVEADDVRAWSCPQHNAYRLYHCEAEQVAVCQYCCYYSGAHQGHSVCDVEIRRNEIRKMLMKQQDRLEEREQDIEDQLYKLESDKRLVEEKVSQLKEEVRLQYEKLHQLLDEDLRQTVEVLDKAQAKFCSENAAQALHLGERMQEAKKLLGSLQLLFDKTEDVSFMKNTKSVKILMDRTQTCTGSSLSPPKIGHLNSKLFLNEVAKKEKQLRKMLEGPFSTPVPFLQSVPLYPCGVSSSGAEKRKHSTAFPEASFLETSSGPVGSQYGAASTASGEGQSGQPLGPCSSTQHLVALPGGAQPVHSSPVFPPSQYPNGSAAQQPMLPQYGGRKILVCSVDNCYCSSVANHGGHQPYPRSGHFPWTVPSQEYSHALPPTPSVPQSLPSLAVRDWLDASQQPGHQDFYRVYGQPSTKHYVTS, via the exons ATGGCGGAGAATTGGAAGAACTGCTTCGAGGAGGAGCTCATCTGCCCCATCTGCCTCCATGTCTTCGTGGAACCGGTGCAATTGCCGTGCAAACACAACTTCTGTCGGGGCTGCATTGGCGAGGCGTGGGCCAAGGACAGCGGCCTGGTGCGCTGCCCAGAGTGCAACCAGGCCTACAACCAGAAGCCGGGCCTGGAGAAGAACCTGAAGCTCACCAACATCGTGGAGAAGTTCAACGCCCTGCACGTGGAGAAGCCGCCGGCGGCGCTGCACTGCGTGTTCTGCCGCCGTGGCCCCCCGCTGCCGGCGCAGAAGGTCTGCCTGCGCTGCGAGGCTCCCTGCTGCCAGTCCCACGTGCAGACGCACCTGCAGCAGCCCTCCACCGCCCGCGGGCACCTCCTGGTGGAGGCGGACGACGTGCGGGCCTGGAGCTGCCCGCAACACAACGCCTACCGCCTTTACCACTGCGAGGCCGAGCAGGTGGCCGTGTGCCAGTACTGCTGCTACTACAGCGGTGCGCATCAGGGACACTCGGTGTGCGACGTGGAGATCCGGAGGAATGAGATCCGG AAGATGCTGATGAAGCAGCAGGACCGGCTGGAGGAGCGAGAGCAGGACATTGAGGACCAACTGTACAAACTCGAGTCAGACAAGCGCCTGGTGGAG GAGAAGGTGAGCCAACTGAAGGAGGAAGTGCGGCTGCAGTACGAGAAGCTGCACCAGCTGCTGGATGAGGACCTGCGGCAGACGGTGGAGGTCCTGGACAAGGCCCAGGCCAAGTTCTGCAGCGAGAACGCAGCACAGGCGCTGCATCTCGGGGAGCGCATGCAGGAGGCCAAGAAGCTGCTGGGCTCCCTGCAGCTGCTCTTCGACAAGACGGAGGATGTCAGCTTCATGAAG aACACCAAGTCTGTGAAAATCCTAATGGACAG GACCCAGACCTGCACAGGCAGCAGCCTTTCTCCCCCTAAGATCGGCCACTTGAACTCCAAGCTCTTCCTGAACGAGGTGGCCAAGAAGGAGAAGCAGCTACGGAAGATGCTAGAAG GCCCCTTCAGCACACCAGTGCCCTTCCTGCAGAGCGTCCCCCTGTACCCTTGTGGTGTGAGCAGCTCTGGGGCGGAAAAGCGCAAGCACTCGACGGCCTTCCCTGAGGCCAGTTTCCTAGAGACGTCATCGGGCCCCGTGGGCAGCCAGTATGGGGCAGCGAGCACAGCCAGCGGCGAGGGCCAGTCAGGGCAGCCCCTGGGCCCCTGCAGCTCCACGCAGCACTTGGTGGCCCTGCCGGGCGGCGCCCAACCAGTGCACTCAAGTCCTGTGTTCCCCCCATCGCAGTATCCCAATGGCTCCGCCGCCCAGCAGCCCATGCTCCCCCAGTATGGGGGCCGCAAGATTCTCGTCTGTTCTGTGGACAACTGTTACTGTTCTTCCGTGGCCAACCATGGCGGCCACCAGCCCTACCCCCGCTCCGGCCACTTCCCCTGGACAGTGCCCTCACAGGAGTACTCACACGCGCTCCCGCCCACACCTTCCGTCCCCCAGTCCCTTCCCAGCCTGGCGGTCAGAGACTGGCTCGACGCCTCCCAGCAGCCTGGCCACCAGGATTTCTACAGGGTGTATGGGCAGCCGTCCACCAAACACTACGTGACGAGCTAA